In one window of Pseudodesulfovibrio sediminis DNA:
- a CDS encoding substrate-binding periplasmic protein translates to MTAPYPPYTVSNGLKVKGLSVTALVTLMEMCGTPIDQKKIKLTPWAYAYECAAREPGQILLNAQRDSTTERLYKWVGPVLNTQVVLIGRKKDKLFIPTKAHLKNYRIASVRWSRPEKTLLAGGMHPEDLKRSASHVQALRQLDRGEVDLFAYTAKGAPYLMAGLGMQEKDYIIYYTFEDEPLYFAFSKDTDDKLIHRLNMTLKELKATGRDGTSQFEKILGSQIH, encoded by the coding sequence ATGACAGCACCCTATCCGCCCTATACCGTCAGCAATGGCCTGAAGGTAAAGGGATTATCTGTGACCGCGCTGGTCACTTTGATGGAAATGTGCGGTACACCGATTGATCAGAAGAAAATCAAACTGACCCCGTGGGCCTACGCCTATGAATGCGCGGCAAGAGAGCCAGGGCAAATCCTGCTCAATGCACAACGCGACTCGACAACGGAACGGTTGTATAAATGGGTTGGCCCTGTGTTGAACACACAGGTGGTTCTTATCGGTCGGAAAAAGGACAAGCTCTTCATCCCCACCAAGGCACACCTCAAGAATTACCGTATTGCCAGTGTGCGCTGGAGCCGCCCGGAAAAGACATTGCTCGCCGGTGGTATGCACCCTGAGGACCTGAAGCGCAGCGCGTCCCACGTTCAGGCATTGCGCCAGCTCGACCGGGGTGAAGTCGATCTGTTTGCCTACACGGCAAAAGGTGCCCCCTATCTCATGGCCGGTCTGGGCATGCAGGAAAAGGACTACATCATCTATTACACTTTTGAAGACGAGCCACTCTATTTTGCCTTCAGTAAAGATACGGACGACAAACTCATCCACCGCCTGAACATGACATTAAAAGAATTGAAGGCGACTGGACGAGACGGAACAAGTCAGTTCGAAAAGATATTAGGATCGCAAATACACTAA
- a CDS encoding ABC transporter ATP-binding protein codes for MEKLIDIKNLRVDFELRSGTVRAVRDVSLTINKGERLGIVGESGAGKSVLGFSLINLISKPGKITGGEIIFEGNDISKYKYDEMRKIRGNHISMIFQDPMMTLNPVLTIGTQMKETILAHMDVTDKEAEEICLDKLRKVYIPSPKKRLKQYPHEFSGGMRQRIVIAISLLTSPKLIIADEPTTALDVTIQAEIMDLLLELCETENMGLILITHDLAVVSEVTQRIAVLYAGKVVELGAADQIISNPQHPYTQGLIAALPQMAGGANRLNQIPGMMPSLKEMPKGCPFEPRCTEKLKKCITEIPVLTELESGTQVACFAREGGK; via the coding sequence ATGGAAAAACTTATCGACATAAAAAATCTGCGGGTGGACTTCGAGCTGCGTTCCGGTACTGTCCGGGCCGTGCGCGACGTCAGCCTGACCATCAATAAAGGCGAACGCCTCGGTATCGTGGGCGAATCCGGAGCCGGTAAATCCGTACTCGGCTTTTCGCTCATCAACCTCATCTCCAAGCCAGGAAAGATCACAGGCGGTGAAATCATCTTCGAGGGCAATGACATCTCCAAGTACAAATACGATGAGATGCGCAAGATCAGGGGTAACCATATCTCCATGATCTTCCAGGACCCCATGATGACGCTCAACCCGGTGCTGACCATCGGCACCCAGATGAAAGAGACCATCCTGGCCCACATGGATGTCACGGACAAAGAAGCCGAAGAAATCTGTCTGGACAAACTGCGCAAGGTCTACATTCCGTCCCCGAAGAAGCGCCTCAAGCAGTACCCGCACGAATTCTCGGGCGGCATGCGCCAGCGTATCGTTATCGCCATCTCGCTGCTGACCAGTCCCAAGCTGATCATCGCGGACGAACCGACAACCGCGCTTGACGTGACCATCCAGGCCGAGATCATGGACCTGCTGCTGGAGTTGTGCGAGACCGAAAACATGGGGCTTATCCTCATCACACACGATCTCGCCGTTGTTTCCGAAGTCACCCAACGCATTGCCGTGCTCTACGCAGGCAAGGTCGTGGAACTCGGCGCTGCGGACCAGATCATCTCCAACCCGCAACATCCGTATACGCAGGGGCTCATCGCTGCCCTGCCACAGATGGCGGGCGGAGCAAATCGGCTGAACCAGATTCCAGGCATGATGCCGTCGCTCAAGGAGATGCCCAAAGGATGTCCTTTCGAGCCGCGCTGCACGGAAAAGCTGAAAAAATGTATAACAGAGATTCCTGTTCTCACAGAACTTGAAAGCGGCACTCAGGTTGCCTGCTTCGCACGCGAAGGAGGCAAATAA
- a CDS encoding PLP-dependent aminotransferase family protein — protein sequence MPNKFARRMGTVHRSFIREILKVTADSEIISFAGGLPNPELFPVKAMDIASREVFAEIGASALQYSTTEGDAGLRAIIAKRYEGRGLTIDPDSILVTTGSQQILDICAKVFLDKGDKVVIERPGYLGAIQAFSIFEPEFVTVSLEDDGPNLEELEAAFKDGAKCFYAVPNFQNPSGVSYSLEKRKAVAELTDRYGVLFVEDDPYGELRFLGEDLPSVYSFCKTPGILCGSFSKIAAPGFRIGWVVAEKEIYDKLVIAKQASDLHTSTVAQAIMRRYMESNDIESHVALIKDRYGRQRECMVEMINTYFPDSVSITKPEGGMFLWATMPEGFSSMDLFDLAIKDKVAFVPGRPFYTDDSGENTLRLNFSNSDEARIEEGIKRLGKSINSFLE from the coding sequence ATGCCAAATAAATTTGCCCGGAGAATGGGTACGGTGCACCGTTCATTTATCCGGGAGATTCTTAAAGTCACCGCCGATTCAGAAATCATTTCATTTGCAGGCGGGTTGCCCAACCCGGAACTGTTCCCAGTCAAGGCCATGGACATCGCTTCACGTGAAGTTTTTGCTGAAATTGGCGCTTCTGCATTGCAGTATTCGACAACAGAGGGGGATGCCGGATTGCGGGCCATCATTGCCAAGCGCTATGAAGGCCGTGGGCTGACCATTGACCCGGATTCCATTCTGGTGACCACCGGTTCCCAGCAGATTCTGGATATTTGCGCCAAGGTCTTTCTGGATAAAGGTGACAAGGTCGTCATTGAGCGGCCCGGTTATCTTGGTGCCATCCAGGCCTTTTCCATCTTTGAGCCGGAATTCGTTACTGTCTCTCTGGAGGACGATGGTCCGAACCTGGAAGAGTTGGAGGCTGCATTCAAGGATGGAGCCAAGTGTTTCTATGCCGTTCCGAACTTCCAGAACCCCTCGGGAGTGAGTTACTCGCTTGAGAAGCGCAAGGCTGTCGCCGAATTGACCGATCGCTATGGTGTCTTGTTTGTAGAGGATGATCCATATGGAGAACTTCGCTTTCTGGGCGAGGATCTGCCGAGTGTGTATTCCTTCTGCAAGACTCCCGGTATTCTTTGCGGGTCGTTTTCCAAGATCGCAGCTCCCGGCTTCCGTATCGGTTGGGTCGTTGCCGAAAAGGAAATCTACGATAAGCTGGTCATTGCCAAACAGGCATCCGACCTGCACACCTCCACAGTGGCTCAGGCGATTATGCGCCGGTATATGGAGAGCAATGACATCGAATCCCATGTTGCCCTGATCAAGGATCGTTATGGCCGTCAGCGTGAATGTATGGTTGAGATGATCAATACATATTTCCCTGATTCCGTGAGCATTACCAAGCCTGAAGGCGGTATGTTCCTGTGGGCCACCATGCCCGAGGGTTTCTCGTCCATGGATCTTTTTGATCTGGCCATCAAGGACAAGGTCGCCTTTGTTCCCGGACGTCCCTTCTATACTGATGATTCCGGTGAAAATACGCTCCGGCTCAACTTCTCCAATTCTGATGAAGCCCGGATTGAAGAAGGCATCAAGCGACTTGGCAAAAGCATCAATTCGTTTTTGGAATAA
- a CDS encoding Fe-S-containing hydro-lyase codes for MAEFKLNTPLTDADMEQLHAGDVVFLTGTIHSARDAAHKKLFELLDAGKELPFELEGSAIYYVGPSPAPPGRPIGSAGPTTSYRMDTYAPRLHALGMKASIGKGKRSDEVKAAMQDHKGVYFGATGGAGALLSNSIVESEVIAFEELGPEAIRAMTVKDFPLLVINDCHGGELYVKPKLDTEE; via the coding sequence ATGGCTGAATTCAAATTGAATACCCCCCTGACTGATGCTGACATGGAACAGTTGCATGCCGGTGACGTCGTGTTTTTGACAGGCACCATTCACTCTGCACGCGATGCTGCCCACAAGAAGCTTTTTGAGTTGTTGGATGCCGGCAAGGAGCTGCCCTTTGAACTGGAAGGTTCCGCCATTTACTATGTCGGGCCGTCTCCGGCCCCTCCGGGCCGCCCCATCGGCTCTGCCGGGCCGACCACCAGTTATCGCATGGATACCTATGCGCCCCGACTGCACGCCCTCGGCATGAAGGCGAGTATCGGTAAGGGCAAGCGCTCCGATGAGGTCAAAGCAGCCATGCAGGACCACAAAGGCGTGTACTTTGGCGCCACTGGCGGAGCAGGGGCCTTGTTATCAAATTCCATCGTTGAATCCGAAGTGATCGCATTTGAAGAATTGGGGCCTGAAGCCATCCGCGCCATGACCGTCAAAGACTTTCCACTGCTGGTAATCAATGATTGTCATGGTGGTGAATTATACGTCAAACCGAAGCTTGACACAGAAGAATAA
- a CDS encoding ABC transporter permease produces the protein MFAFSVKRILQAVIVMLIISFIGFAIKHNFGDPVRDLVGQRVTPTERAEIREKLGLNDPFMVQYVRFLGNAVHGNLGQSYFFKKPATEVIIKKAPATLELVFCSALIIILLSVPCGIYSAIKPKSWFSKFIMGSSIVGVSMPVFLTAILLIYIFSVELHWLPSYGRGETVRLFGWWDSGLLTLDGLKHLIMPSIALSSIMLPLFIRLIRSEMMEVLETEYVKYAWAKGIQPRRVWLVHAFKNTLLPVITVGGVQLGIMVAFTILTETVFQWQGMGSMFIESVERSDTSLMVAYLVFVGIVFVLVNTFVDIIYGLVNPTVRVAGRQ, from the coding sequence ATGTTTGCATTCAGTGTAAAAAGAATCCTGCAAGCCGTGATCGTCATGCTGATCATCAGTTTCATAGGATTCGCCATCAAACACAACTTTGGCGACCCGGTCCGCGATCTCGTGGGTCAACGGGTCACTCCGACCGAACGCGCGGAAATTCGCGAGAAACTCGGTCTAAACGACCCGTTCATGGTCCAATACGTGCGCTTTCTGGGCAACGCAGTCCACGGCAACCTCGGTCAGAGCTACTTCTTCAAGAAGCCTGCAACCGAGGTTATCATCAAAAAAGCTCCTGCCACGCTTGAGCTGGTCTTCTGTTCAGCGCTCATCATCATTTTGCTTTCGGTGCCCTGCGGCATTTATTCTGCGATCAAGCCCAAAAGCTGGTTTTCAAAATTCATCATGGGAAGCTCCATTGTCGGCGTATCCATGCCAGTCTTCCTGACAGCCATTCTCCTCATTTATATTTTCTCGGTCGAGCTCCACTGGCTTCCTTCCTACGGACGGGGAGAAACCGTTCGCCTGTTCGGCTGGTGGGACAGCGGATTGCTGACCCTGGACGGACTCAAGCACCTGATCATGCCTTCGATCGCGCTCTCTTCCATCATGCTCCCACTCTTCATCAGACTCATCCGCTCAGAGATGATGGAAGTTCTGGAAACCGAATACGTCAAATACGCCTGGGCCAAAGGCATCCAACCACGTCGTGTCTGGCTGGTCCATGCCTTCAAGAACACGCTGCTCCCGGTCATTACCGTAGGCGGCGTGCAGCTCGGTATCATGGTGGCCTTCACCATTCTCACCGAGACAGTGTTTCAATGGCAGGGCATGGGGTCCATGTTTATTGAGTCGGTAGAACGCTCCGACACCTCGCTCATGGTCGCCTATCTCGTTTTCGTCGGCATCGTGTTTGTTCTGGTGAACACCTTCGTGGATATCATCTACGGTCTCGTCAATCCCACGGTCCGCGTGGCAGGGAGGCAGTAA
- a CDS encoding fumarate reductase iron-sulfur subunit, which yields MSRLLKFNIFRYNPEDAQSEPHMQEFVLEETDSMTLFIALNRIREEHDPSLQFDFCCRAGICGSCGMVINGRPGLACHTKTKDLPGEITLLPLPVFKLVGDLSVDTGSWFRDMYTKTESWIHTNKEFDPTALEERMDNKQAVEIYELERCVECGCCISACGTARLREDFMGAAALNRVARFLIDPRDQRSEHDYYEIIGSDMGIFGCMGLLACEDVCPKHLPLQNQLGFLRRKMGITSLKRIFKK from the coding sequence ATGTCCAGATTACTGAAATTCAATATATTCCGATACAACCCCGAGGATGCACAGTCCGAGCCGCACATGCAGGAGTTCGTTCTGGAAGAAACCGACTCCATGACCCTGTTCATTGCGCTCAATCGTATCCGTGAAGAGCACGATCCGTCTTTGCAGTTCGATTTCTGCTGCCGTGCGGGTATCTGTGGCTCCTGCGGCATGGTCATCAATGGCCGCCCTGGTCTGGCGTGCCATACCAAAACCAAGGACCTGCCGGGCGAGATAACGCTTTTACCCCTGCCGGTCTTCAAGCTGGTGGGCGACCTGTCCGTGGATACCGGTTCCTGGTTCCGCGATATGTACACCAAAACAGAATCCTGGATTCACACGAACAAGGAGTTTGATCCGACAGCGCTTGAAGAGCGCATGGACAACAAACAGGCCGTGGAAATCTACGAACTGGAGCGGTGTGTAGAATGTGGATGCTGTATCTCGGCATGCGGAACAGCCCGTCTGCGTGAGGATTTCATGGGCGCAGCCGCACTGAATCGTGTGGCCCGTTTCCTGATCGACCCTCGTGATCAGCGGTCTGAACATGACTATTATGAGATTATTGGCAGTGATATGGGAATCTTCGGCTGCATGGGCCTGCTCGCCTGTGAAGACGTCTGTCCCAAGCATTTGCCGTTGCAGAACCAACTTGGGTTCCTGCGTCGTAAAATGGGAATTACTTCCTTAAAGAGAATATTCAAGAAGTAG
- a CDS encoding ABC transporter ATP-binding protein: MTSTALLEIRDIDKHFDISGSIIDQIKFTGGKISRKKTVVKAVNNVTLNVQPGETLSVVGESGCGKSTLARTVMGLYRPNKGEIHYRGARIDNLSSNQMLPYRTKMQMVFQDPYASLNPRMTVKQILEEPVRFHNPSLTRAEIQDTVADVMLQVGVDPVWATNYPHEFSGGQRQRISIARALVLDPEFIAADEPIAALDVSIQAQILNLLMDAQEKRGLTYLFISHDLSVVEHISTRVAVMYLGCVCELATSKELFNNPQHPYTQALLSAIPKLGGSAGGHMKLSGDVPTPINLPTGCVFHGRCQFANERCTKEIPKQRTLETGSIVACHGVEEGRI, translated from the coding sequence ATGACTTCGACTGCTCTTCTCGAAATCCGGGATATCGATAAACACTTCGACATCTCCGGTTCCATCATCGACCAGATTAAATTCACTGGCGGAAAAATCAGCCGTAAAAAGACAGTGGTCAAGGCTGTGAACAACGTCACTCTGAATGTCCAGCCGGGTGAAACGCTAAGCGTTGTCGGCGAATCCGGCTGTGGAAAATCCACCCTGGCACGCACAGTCATGGGTCTTTACCGTCCCAACAAGGGCGAGATTCACTACAGAGGTGCCCGCATAGACAACCTCAGCTCCAACCAGATGCTGCCATATCGCACCAAAATGCAGATGGTTTTTCAGGACCCCTATGCGTCCCTGAATCCCCGCATGACGGTCAAACAGATACTTGAAGAACCGGTCCGTTTCCATAATCCGTCGCTTACCCGCGCCGAGATACAGGACACCGTGGCCGATGTCATGCTGCAGGTGGGTGTTGATCCGGTCTGGGCAACCAACTATCCACACGAGTTCTCCGGCGGCCAACGGCAGCGTATCTCCATTGCCCGCGCTCTGGTTCTGGACCCGGAATTCATCGCCGCAGACGAACCCATCGCGGCTCTCGACGTGTCCATTCAGGCGCAGATACTCAACCTGCTCATGGATGCACAGGAAAAACGCGGCCTGACATATCTGTTCATCTCCCACGACCTGAGCGTGGTCGAACACATTTCCACCCGTGTGGCGGTCATGTATCTCGGCTGTGTATGCGAGCTGGCCACCTCCAAAGAGCTATTCAACAATCCGCAGCACCCCTATACGCAGGCGTTGCTCTCGGCCATTCCCAAACTCGGCGGCTCTGCCGGTGGACACATGAAGCTCTCAGGCGATGTGCCCACCCCTATCAACCTGCCCACTGGCTGCGTCTTCCACGGACGTTGTCAATTCGCCAATGAACGCTGTACAAAGGAAATCCCGAAACAGCGCACATTGGAAACAGGCTCCATAGTGGCATGCCACGGGGTTGAAGAAGGCAGAATCTAG
- a CDS encoding ABC transporter permease: MRTRWQRFKDSYMLYSFLRDPVAVTCFAILAVLVFSAFAAPIIAPHDPYNSTTIDIMNAQAPPVWSDNGTTEFLLGTDAQGRDMLSTMLYGMRVSLIIGVGAVCLQAFLGIVVGLLSGYMPRLDNILMRIADVQLSFSTYMVAIFIGAIIQTAFGVAGYDKVAVPLIIVIIGLAEWPQYARTVRASVLAERKKEYVEAARVIGLSKTRIMWRHILPNTLSPVLVISTVQVANAIMSEAALSFLGLGMPVTKPSLGSLITAGFEYIFSGSWWITIFPGILLVTLILVINLLGDWVRDFLNPKLYKG; this comes from the coding sequence ATGAGAACCCGCTGGCAACGATTCAAAGATTCATACATGCTCTACAGCTTCCTCCGGGACCCTGTGGCCGTGACCTGCTTCGCCATCCTGGCCGTACTGGTCTTTTCCGCATTTGCCGCGCCCATCATAGCGCCGCACGATCCGTACAACTCGACGACCATCGACATCATGAACGCCCAGGCCCCGCCGGTTTGGAGTGACAACGGCACCACCGAATTCCTGCTCGGCACGGATGCCCAGGGGCGCGACATGCTCTCCACCATGCTCTACGGCATGCGCGTGTCTCTTATCATCGGTGTAGGCGCGGTCTGTCTCCAGGCATTCCTCGGCATCGTCGTGGGACTGCTCTCGGGCTACATGCCGCGACTGGACAACATCCTCATGCGCATCGCTGACGTACAGCTCTCATTCTCAACATATATGGTCGCCATCTTTATCGGCGCCATCATACAGACCGCGTTCGGCGTGGCCGGATACGACAAGGTGGCCGTGCCATTGATCATCGTCATCATCGGTCTGGCCGAATGGCCGCAGTACGCCCGTACCGTTCGTGCCTCTGTTCTGGCCGAGCGCAAAAAGGAATACGTCGAAGCGGCTCGCGTCATCGGCCTGTCCAAGACGCGCATCATGTGGCGACACATCCTGCCCAACACGCTGTCGCCGGTTCTGGTCATCTCCACGGTGCAGGTGGCCAACGCCATCATGAGTGAGGCCGCCCTCTCCTTCCTGGGACTGGGCATGCCCGTGACCAAGCCGTCGCTCGGGTCGCTGATCACCGCCGGTTTCGAGTACATCTTCTCCGGCTCCTGGTGGATCACCATCTTCCCCGGCATCCTGCTCGTCACTCTGATCCTGGTCATCAACCTGCTTGGCGACTGGGTCCGTGATTTCCTCAACCCCAAACTCTACAAGGGGTAA
- a CDS encoding fumarate hydratase: MREIQAADVVEAVATMCMKANTELPQDVRNKFEQAMAEETSPSAKEVLRQLLENADLSQETKLPLCQDCGLAVFYVEVGDDCKVVGGNLRELINEGVRKGYDVGFLRKSACDPFSRANTGDGTPAIVHFDMVPGDKLKISYMAKGGGAENMSRVTMLAPAQGWEGIKKFVLNRVAEAGPNPCPPTILGIGIGGTFEHAAKIAKKSLLRKLDDTHPDPAVAAMEKELEDAINDMGIGPMGLGGKTTVLGVKMTVEPCHLASLPLAVNVQCHSQRHEEVVL; the protein is encoded by the coding sequence ATGAGAGAAATTCAGGCAGCGGATGTCGTGGAAGCTGTGGCCACCATGTGTATGAAGGCCAACACGGAGCTTCCTCAGGACGTGCGCAATAAATTTGAACAAGCCATGGCCGAGGAGACATCTCCTTCTGCCAAGGAAGTGTTGAGACAGTTGCTGGAGAATGCCGATCTGTCTCAGGAGACCAAGCTGCCATTGTGTCAGGATTGTGGTTTGGCTGTCTTTTATGTTGAAGTGGGCGATGACTGTAAAGTCGTGGGCGGCAATCTGCGTGAACTGATTAACGAGGGTGTTCGCAAGGGATATGATGTAGGCTTTTTGCGCAAGTCCGCTTGTGATCCCTTCTCCCGGGCCAATACCGGCGACGGGACTCCGGCCATAGTGCATTTTGACATGGTCCCCGGTGACAAATTGAAGATCTCCTACATGGCAAAGGGCGGCGGCGCTGAGAACATGTCTCGTGTCACCATGCTTGCTCCGGCCCAGGGCTGGGAAGGCATCAAGAAGTTTGTCCTGAATCGTGTGGCAGAGGCGGGGCCGAATCCGTGTCCTCCCACTATTCTCGGAATCGGCATCGGCGGCACGTTCGAACACGCGGCCAAGATCGCCAAGAAATCACTGCTGCGCAAATTGGATGATACACATCCTGATCCGGCAGTGGCCGCCATGGAGAAGGAACTGGAAGATGCTATCAATGATATGGGTATCGGTCCCATGGGGTTGGGTGGCAAGACAACCGTGCTTGGCGTGAAAATGACCGTGGAGCCGTGCCACCTGGCAAGCCTGCCTCTGGCGGTCAATGTTCAGTGTCATTCCCAGCGTCATGAGGAGGTCGTACTGTAA
- a CDS encoding FAD-dependent oxidoreductase, producing the protein MSQHIVVIGGVALGPKAACRFKRLEPGSTVTMIDQSSLISYGGCGIPYYVSGDVSDAVQLSQTTFHMTRDPKFFKEVKGVDVQILTKATRIDREKKLVEVENVQTGEKGTISYDKLVIATGASPRHLGLPGEDLEGVNYVCNPADAIRIRESISKGDVGKAVIIGAGFIGLEMAEAYADMWGVETSVVEIADQIMPRLVSPVLATMGQKHMEENGVDFYFGETVKSIEGEDGKVTRVITSKRTLDADAVIVSAGVVPMSDIAKDAGLKVHERGGVYVDEFMRTNDPDIYAGGDCCIVKNLITKGDAFLPLGSMANRQGRIIGNNLAGGDSKFDGVVGSFVVKMFETSLAGTGLTLEAAKAAGFDAISVLLIQLDRAHFYPTKDLMTLEMVVEKGTRRVLGVQGFGSSGDAMVGRINAVAAALKSDPVVEDISNMELAYSPPFAAAMDILNALANLADNALRNINRGVSPDGFKELWDNRESGQCYFVDCRELPDAEPFLEKNPEYWHNIPQGEIYNRIKEIPEDKTVVLVCNTGARSYEAQIMLDEKGIKDVVNIHGGMAAIKKYGVDI; encoded by the coding sequence ATGTCTCAACACATCGTTGTCATCGGCGGCGTGGCCCTCGGGCCCAAGGCCGCTTGTCGATTCAAACGGCTGGAGCCAGGGTCCACTGTGACCATGATTGATCAAAGCTCGCTCATTTCCTATGGCGGCTGCGGAATTCCGTATTACGTCTCGGGCGATGTGTCTGACGCTGTGCAGCTCTCTCAGACCACATTTCACATGACCCGTGATCCCAAGTTCTTCAAAGAGGTAAAGGGTGTTGATGTTCAGATTCTGACCAAAGCCACTCGTATTGACCGCGAGAAGAAGTTGGTCGAAGTCGAAAACGTCCAGACCGGCGAGAAGGGAACCATCAGCTATGACAAGCTGGTCATCGCGACCGGGGCTTCTCCCCGCCACCTCGGTCTTCCCGGTGAGGATCTGGAAGGTGTGAACTATGTCTGCAACCCGGCCGATGCCATTCGCATCCGCGAGTCCATCTCCAAGGGCGACGTCGGCAAGGCCGTCATTATCGGCGCGGGCTTTATCGGCTTGGAAATGGCCGAAGCCTACGCTGACATGTGGGGGGTCGAAACCTCTGTCGTAGAGATCGCGGATCAGATCATGCCTCGCCTGGTCAGCCCGGTGTTGGCTACCATGGGCCAGAAGCACATGGAAGAGAACGGCGTGGACTTTTATTTCGGCGAGACCGTCAAGTCCATCGAAGGTGAAGACGGCAAGGTCACTCGTGTCATCACCAGCAAACGGACGCTGGATGCCGATGCGGTGATTGTTTCCGCAGGTGTCGTGCCCATGTCCGACATTGCCAAGGATGCCGGTCTGAAAGTACATGAACGCGGCGGCGTATATGTCGACGAATTCATGCGTACCAATGACCCGGACATTTACGCGGGCGGTGACTGCTGTATCGTCAAGAATCTCATCACCAAGGGCGACGCGTTTCTGCCGCTCGGTTCCATGGCCAACCGCCAGGGGCGCATTATCGGTAACAACCTTGCCGGTGGTGACTCCAAGTTCGACGGCGTGGTCGGCTCCTTTGTCGTCAAGATGTTCGAGACCTCCCTTGCCGGAACAGGACTGACTCTTGAGGCTGCCAAGGCTGCCGGTTTTGATGCGATCTCGGTCCTGCTCATTCAGCTTGATCGTGCGCATTTCTATCCCACCAAGGATCTGATGACGCTTGAAATGGTGGTTGAGAAGGGGACGCGGCGTGTGCTCGGCGTTCAGGGCTTTGGCTCTTCAGGAGACGCCATGGTGGGCCGCATCAATGCGGTTGCCGCTGCACTCAAGTCCGATCCGGTCGTTGAAGATATCTCCAATATGGAGCTGGCCTATTCTCCGCCGTTTGCCGCGGCCATGGATATCCTGAACGCTTTGGCGAATCTGGCCGACAATGCCCTGCGCAATATCAACCGAGGCGTGTCTCCCGATGGCTTCAAGGAGCTGTGGGATAATCGCGAGTCCGGTCAGTGTTACTTTGTTGATTGTCGTGAATTGCCTGACGCTGAGCCGTTTCTGGAGAAGAATCCTGAATACTGGCACAACATCCCTCAGGGCGAGATCTACAATCGTATCAAGGAAATCCCGGAAGACAAGACCGTTGTTCTTGTCTGTAACACCGGCGCACGATCCTACGAAGCACAGATCATGCTCGACGAAAAGGGTATCAAGGATGTGGTCAACATTCACGGCGGCATGGCTGCCATCAAGAAATACGGCGTCGATATTTAG